In Clostridia bacterium, one DNA window encodes the following:
- a CDS encoding SulP family inorganic anion transporter produces MKLKNYFSSLLPQSFLLKRHYQKQNLFQDIFAGVFVGIIAIPLSIAFAASSGVPPIIGLTSAFFAGIVAAVFSGCRYQITGPTGACILILNQTLRDVGFEGMLICTFLAGMLVLLMGLLKLGKYSKYIARPVVVGFSAGLALSILTSQVPDYLALKLSGLPLNALEKWMTYFENWQSINITSVVLGSISVALLIVWKKLNIKFPAPMAVIIIISIITTLFKLNVPTLGSKYGSLTMEIDFKLQFSNFEFFKIIKPTIYIAILIAIVSLLSAMTADNLSGQKTNMDAELVSQGLANIICACFGCIPVMGAVARTSSNISSGSVSFISSIVHSLVILITGLFLMPLASYIPLTVLAAVLFVACFNMFNIKAVKKVFSYSIKDIIIFFSAFVLTFLVNIIVAIAVSIIMSFLFLIIENIIKKTKHIKSPLEIKIIDQTIYFSGDLNFVTVQKIFNIVLPKTDTLIIDLQGITTFDMTGCEVLENWIKSQKSKFCDII; encoded by the coding sequence ATGAAATTAAAAAACTATTTTTCTTCTCTTTTACCCCAGTCTTTTTTATTAAAGCGTCACTACCAAAAACAAAATTTATTCCAAGACATATTTGCGGGTGTTTTTGTCGGAATAATCGCAATACCATTATCAATCGCTTTTGCAGCATCTTCGGGAGTCCCTCCGATAATAGGTTTGACATCAGCATTTTTTGCAGGCATTGTCGCCGCAGTTTTTTCCGGCTGCCGTTATCAGATAACTGGACCAACTGGGGCTTGCATTTTGATTCTTAATCAAACCTTGCGTGATGTAGGTTTTGAGGGCATGTTAATATGCACTTTTTTGGCAGGTATGCTTGTGCTTTTAATGGGATTGCTAAAATTAGGAAAATATTCAAAATATATAGCGCGACCTGTTGTTGTAGGATTTAGTGCTGGGCTTGCCTTGTCAATTTTGACTTCACAAGTTCCCGATTATTTGGCTTTAAAATTATCAGGTTTACCCTTAAATGCTTTAGAAAAGTGGATGACTTATTTTGAAAACTGGCAATCGATAAATATAACTTCTGTTGTTTTAGGTTCTATTAGTGTAGCTCTTTTAATAGTTTGGAAAAAACTTAATATAAAGTTCCCCGCACCTATGGCTGTAATAATAATCATTTCAATAATCACAACTTTGTTTAAACTTAATGTTCCCACATTAGGATCAAAATACGGCTCGCTTACTATGGAAATAGATTTTAAATTGCAATTTTCTAATTTTGAGTTTTTCAAAATTATTAAGCCTACCATATATATAGCGATATTAATTGCTATTGTATCGCTTTTGAGTGCAATGACAGCTGATAATTTAAGCGGTCAAAAAACCAATATGGATGCCGAACTTGTTTCTCAAGGACTAGCTAATATAATATGTGCTTGTTTCGGGTGTATTCCTGTTATGGGTGCGGTTGCGCGTACAAGCTCAAATATCAGCAGCGGATCTGTATCTTTTATATCGTCTATTGTACACAGCTTGGTAATACTTATTACTGGATTGTTCTTAATGCCGTTGGCGTCATATATTCCGCTTACGGTTTTAGCTGCTGTTTTGTTTGTGGCATGCTTTAATATGTTTAATATAAAAGCAGTAAAAAAGGTTTTTAGTTATTCTATAAAAGATATAATAATATTTTTCTCAGCGTTTGTTTTAACTTTTTTGGTCAATATTATAGTAGCTATCGCGGTTAGCATAATTATGAGTTTTTTATTTTTGATTATTGAAAATATTATTAAAAAAACAAAACACATCAAATCACCTTTGGAAATAAAAATAATAGACCAAACCATATACTTTTCGGGTGATCTTAACTTTGTTACAGTACAAAAAATTTTCAATATTGTTTTGCCTAAAACAGATACATTAATAATAGACTTACAGGGCATTACAACTTTTGATATGACAGGCTGTGAAGTTCTTGAAAATTGGATAAAATCTCAAAAAAGCAAATTTTGCGATATAATATAG
- a CDS encoding cysteine desulfurase family protein: MNQNETQPYIYLDYAAHTPPNPSVLEIYSSSAINYPANPNSRSVLGKIAFEKIQQDTNNIARLLNVKPQEIIFTSGASESNNLAIKGIEARKNLGKHIITTYLEHSSVLGACEQLKKTGYEIEYVDIDKNGKISLEHLKSLVRNDTVLISICTVDSELGTIQPIEDVKKIASTYKNCLVHTDATQAVGKVPFFVPDMLTLTPHKFYGLLGCGILTKATEINLTPLITGGISLSAYRSGTPDLAQIAALNYALENAISQQAIRYKYVLGLNRFLRENLKTLNNVVINSPDDASPYILNISVLKTKPEEVINLLNERGICISSKSACTAVQAPSRSVMTLTHDKNRALSSVRISLSHLTTKQELEIFLTELNRIIKK, encoded by the coding sequence TTGAACCAAAACGAAACACAACCATATATATATCTTGATTATGCGGCGCACACACCGCCCAATCCTAGTGTGCTTGAAATATATTCTTCAAGCGCTATCAATTATCCTGCCAACCCCAACTCACGTTCGGTTTTGGGAAAAATTGCATTTGAAAAAATTCAACAGGATACCAATAACATTGCTAGATTATTAAATGTGAAACCCCAAGAGATAATTTTTACTTCGGGAGCAAGTGAATCTAACAATCTTGCCATAAAAGGAATTGAAGCAAGAAAAAATCTAGGCAAGCATATCATAACCACATACTTAGAACACTCATCGGTTTTGGGTGCTTGCGAACAGCTAAAAAAAACGGGCTATGAAATCGAATATGTCGATATAGACAAAAACGGAAAAATCAGCCTTGAACATCTAAAAAGTCTTGTTAGAAACGATACTGTTTTGATTTCGATATGCACAGTAGATAGCGAGCTTGGCACTATTCAGCCTATTGAAGATGTTAAAAAAATCGCTTCTACCTATAAAAACTGTTTAGTGCATACGGACGCAACTCAAGCAGTAGGTAAAGTCCCCTTTTTTGTACCCGATATGCTCACTCTTACTCCGCATAAGTTTTATGGACTTCTTGGTTGCGGAATATTAACTAAAGCAACTGAAATCAATCTAACTCCGCTAATTACAGGCGGTATAAGTCTTAGCGCATATAGAAGCGGAACGCCTGATCTTGCCCAAATTGCAGCATTAAATTATGCTCTTGAGAATGCTATTTCGCAGCAGGCAATAAGATATAAGTATGTTTTGGGTTTGAATCGCTTTTTGCGAGAAAACCTAAAAACATTAAACAATGTAGTGATCAACAGCCCTGATGATGCTTCCCCTTATATTCTTAATATAAGCGTGCTAAAAACCAAGCCTGAAGAAGTCATTAATTTATTAAACGAACGCGGAATATGCATTTCTTCCAAATCTGCATGCACTGCTGTTCAGGCTCCCAGCCGTTCGGTTATGACGCTCACTCATGACAAAAACCGCGCCTTATCATCAGTAAGGATAAGCTTAAGCCATCTTACCACAAAACAAGAACTTGAAATATTCTTGACCGAACTTAACAGGATTATAAAAAAATGA
- a CDS encoding ATP-binding protein has protein sequence MKELSKSELIERSIIKKYRTKIWRKFVNAIDEYKLVKENDKIAVCISGGKDSFLMAKCFQELQKRSTIKFEIVFLVMNPGYNPQNLQLIQDNAVVMNVPITIFPSDIFDIVAQVGGSPCYLCARMRRGFLYKTAQSLGCNKIALGHHMDDVIETILMSMFYGSEYKTMMPKLKSANFAGMELIRPMYMIREADIIAWARFNELQFLRCACRLTENCVLGDDGFGGKRAEMKELIKRMEKINPNIGLNIFKSVHNVNLDTVIAYRQNGQKHSFLDNYDNINNIESQDD, from the coding sequence ATGAAAGAACTGTCAAAATCAGAATTAATAGAAAGAAGCATAATAAAAAAATATCGCACCAAAATTTGGCGCAAATTTGTCAATGCTATTGACGAGTATAAGCTGGTTAAAGAAAACGATAAAATTGCAGTATGTATTTCAGGCGGCAAAGACTCATTTTTGATGGCAAAATGCTTTCAAGAACTGCAAAAAAGAAGCACTATAAAGTTTGAAATAGTGTTTTTGGTCATGAATCCGGGCTATAACCCTCAAAATCTTCAGCTTATCCAAGATAACGCCGTTGTAATGAATGTCCCTATTACAATATTCCCGTCAGATATTTTTGACATCGTAGCACAGGTCGGCGGCAGCCCTTGTTATTTGTGCGCAAGGATGAGACGAGGCTTTTTGTATAAAACCGCACAGAGTTTAGGCTGCAACAAAATCGCGCTAGGACATCACATGGATGATGTCATAGAAACTATTCTGATGAGTATGTTTTATGGATCCGAATACAAAACAATGATGCCCAAACTAAAAAGCGCTAATTTTGCAGGCATGGAACTTATACGCCCTATGTATATGATAAGAGAAGCTGACATCATAGCATGGGCGAGATTTAACGAACTTCAGTTTTTACGCTGTGCGTGCAGGCTTACAGAAAACTGTGTCTTGGGTGATGACGGATTTGGCGGCAAGCGCGCAGAAATGAAAGAACTTATCAAACGCATGGAAAAAATCAATCCTAATATTGGACTTAATATTTTCAAGAGTGTGCATAATGTAAATTTGGATACTGTCATAGCCTACCGTCAAAATGGACAAAAACACAGCTTTTTGGATAACTACGACAACATCAATAATATAGAAAGCCAAGACGATTAA